One segment of Bacteroides caecimuris DNA contains the following:
- a CDS encoding RagB/SusD family nutrient uptake outer membrane protein, whose product MKLKNIIYGMMCAITLGSCSDKMEYHEYNNYDEDFVKLNFGNVGGLITNIYLAMDVDFGNYSGAILGSATDESEYAYSGNQIEDFYNGSWSPSNAKGSMWTSCYEGIANCNLYLEKFTGLTFPELALNSDYAQQMFRYNNYQYEVRFLRAYFYFNLVRQYGDVPFSDHVMTAEESNTLSRRPAQEIFDYIISECDDIKDKIVVDYSKLGDMALPSSPAETGRANRKTVLALKARAALYAASPLFNPSDDKALWYRAAKANKELLDDNDGFATKPKLLVSDYDMLWSKDSYNDATSELIFCRRATTTTNSFEGYNFPIGLENCKGGNCPTQTLVDAYEMQATGLRPDEMEDYDPTKPYYEGRDKRFGLTIAKNGDEKWPNWNTVPLQTYQGGLNAEPLSGGTPTGYYLKKYCQTAVDLRAGTASKTYHSWITFRFGEFYLNYAEAVYKYLGGPDETDSEFTTSAVDAIKIVRTRAEMPGFPTNMTNDAFWKKYQNERMVELAFEGHRFWDVRRWKEADKHFKNIVEMKITKNGDGTYTYERKTKNRIWDDKMYFFPIPQSERSKNPNLEQNPGW is encoded by the coding sequence ATGAAACTGAAAAACATTATCTACGGAATGATGTGTGCAATCACACTCGGTTCCTGCTCAGATAAAATGGAATATCATGAGTACAATAATTATGATGAGGATTTTGTGAAGCTCAACTTCGGTAATGTGGGAGGGCTGATAACAAATATCTATTTGGCCATGGATGTGGACTTTGGAAATTATAGCGGAGCAATTTTGGGTTCTGCTACGGATGAGTCTGAATATGCTTATTCAGGAAACCAGATAGAAGATTTCTACAATGGTTCTTGGAGTCCGTCGAATGCCAAAGGCAGTATGTGGACATCTTGTTATGAAGGAATAGCCAATTGCAATCTGTATTTGGAGAAGTTTACCGGACTCACATTTCCCGAACTTGCTTTGAATAGTGATTATGCCCAGCAAATGTTCCGATATAACAATTACCAGTATGAGGTGCGTTTTCTTCGTGCGTATTTTTATTTTAATTTGGTGCGGCAATATGGAGATGTACCTTTCAGCGACCATGTGATGACAGCGGAAGAATCGAATACGTTGTCACGCAGACCGGCTCAGGAAATCTTTGATTATATTATATCAGAATGTGACGATATCAAGGATAAGATTGTGGTTGATTATAGCAAACTGGGAGATATGGCATTGCCTAGCAGTCCGGCAGAAACGGGGCGTGCTAATCGTAAGACTGTGTTGGCGTTGAAGGCTCGTGCAGCTTTGTATGCTGCAAGTCCTTTATTCAATCCTTCCGATGATAAAGCACTTTGGTATCGTGCAGCTAAAGCAAATAAAGAATTATTGGATGATAATGACGGGTTTGCGACCAAACCGAAGTTGCTGGTAAGTGATTATGACATGCTTTGGAGTAAGGATAGCTATAATGATGCTACTAGTGAATTAATTTTCTGTCGTCGTGCCACTACTACCACCAATTCGTTCGAAGGATACAATTTCCCGATAGGATTGGAAAATTGCAAAGGTGGCAACTGTCCGACGCAGACTCTGGTGGATGCTTATGAGATGCAGGCAACCGGTTTGCGTCCGGATGAAATGGAGGATTACGATCCTACGAAACCTTATTACGAAGGTCGCGATAAAAGGTTTGGGCTGACTATTGCCAAGAATGGAGATGAAAAGTGGCCAAACTGGAATACTGTTCCTCTGCAAACCTATCAGGGTGGGTTAAATGCGGAACCGTTGAGTGGCGGTACTCCGACAGGTTATTATTTGAAAAAGTATTGTCAGACGGCAGTAGACTTGCGTGCCGGTACAGCTTCAAAGACCTATCATTCATGGATTACATTCCGTTTTGGAGAGTTTTATTTGAATTATGCGGAAGCTGTATATAAATATCTAGGCGGTCCGGATGAGACGGATAGCGAGTTTACGACTTCGGCAGTGGATGCCATTAAGATTGTCCGTACTCGTGCTGAAATGCCGGGCTTTCCAACCAATATGACTAACGATGCTTTCTGGAAAAAATATCAGAATGAACGTATGGTTGAATTAGCATTTGAGGGGCATCGTTTCTGGGATGTGCGTCGTTGGAAAGAGGCTGACAAGCATTTCAAAAACATTGTTGAAATGAAAATCACCAAAAATGGTGATGGTACTTATACTTATGAACGTAAGACAAAGAATAGAATATGGGATGATAAGATGTATTTCTTTCCTATTCCACAGAGCGAACGTTCTAAGAATCCGAATTTGGAACAAAATCCGGGATGGTAA
- a CDS encoding RagB/SusD family nutrient uptake outer membrane protein — MKLQNKWFIGLMVGTAVSLVSTSCVDEIKFGNSFLEKAPGGNVTIDTVFNNAEYARQFLNTCYSRQYYGLPYNTDSNGNIPDSSSPYVGKKDALTDCWALYFSDATVYKQYYGGTLNANYDIRGNIFPYTREMVWEVVRWCWLFMENIDRVPGMDETEKARLVAEAKCLIAARYFDMFRHYGGLPLLYASFSGTEAGYEIPRSTVEETVKYMIKMLDEAINSNALEWAYSDADLTSKAGHWTKAGAMALKCKIWQFAASPLFNADQGYAGGSSEAEQQHLVWYGEYRPELWDNCLKACEDFFKELDSKGGYDLNKASVETPEQYRQAYRMGYVRQGSREILHSVRTNMSDAFNSSTYMWHSWADPSKALCRTEYPPTQEYVEMFSWADGTPFDWDKTVEEGKLDEMFLTGTFKAGEQMLSDIVLTRDPRLYEHCMVNGLPKMLDWSAGTMSGLPYELWVGGYDEGENAKLQSGNYATGYKNMKYYLGTEYQRQYTQWVYLRLSDIYLTYAEALLQAKNDHRGAIDQINIVRARVGLKKDLADCVTDKDLLSDKDALLEELLCERVRELGLEDSRYFDLVRYKRADRFEKPLHGLLAYRLDEAGNRMEGNTKWNEGDKNKGALQPIRFDYQRFELSKPMRRWWTHGFEPKWYLSPFPQTEINKGYGLIQNPGW, encoded by the coding sequence ATGAAATTACAAAATAAATGGTTCATCGGTTTGATGGTGGGAACGGCAGTTTCTCTGGTTTCCACCTCATGTGTGGACGAAATCAAATTCGGAAATTCTTTTTTGGAGAAGGCTCCGGGAGGAAATGTTACGATTGATACGGTATTTAATAATGCCGAATATGCACGTCAGTTTTTGAATACCTGTTATAGTAGGCAGTATTATGGTCTGCCTTATAATACGGATAGCAATGGTAATATTCCGGATTCTTCCAGCCCTTATGTAGGGAAAAAAGATGCGTTGACTGATTGTTGGGCGCTTTATTTCAGTGACGCAACGGTGTATAAGCAGTATTATGGAGGAACTCTCAACGCTAATTACGACATACGTGGCAACATATTTCCATATACCCGTGAAATGGTGTGGGAAGTGGTACGTTGGTGCTGGCTTTTTATGGAGAATATAGACCGGGTGCCGGGGATGGATGAAACTGAAAAAGCGAGATTGGTAGCGGAAGCTAAATGTTTGATAGCTGCACGCTATTTTGATATGTTCCGTCATTATGGTGGTCTTCCATTATTATATGCTTCGTTTTCCGGAACGGAGGCGGGGTATGAAATACCTCGTTCCACTGTAGAAGAAACGGTGAAATACATGATTAAGATGTTGGATGAGGCTATCAATTCCAATGCTTTGGAATGGGCTTATAGCGACGCAGACCTTACCAGTAAAGCAGGGCATTGGACCAAAGCTGGTGCTATGGCCTTGAAATGTAAAATCTGGCAGTTCGCAGCTTCTCCATTATTTAACGCTGACCAGGGATATGCAGGAGGAAGCTCGGAAGCCGAACAACAACATTTGGTGTGGTATGGCGAGTATCGGCCGGAGTTATGGGACAATTGCTTGAAAGCTTGTGAAGATTTCTTCAAGGAATTGGATAGCAAAGGAGGATACGATTTGAATAAAGCGTCTGTAGAGACACCGGAGCAGTATCGACAAGCATATCGTATGGGATATGTCCGTCAAGGCAGCAGGGAAATATTACACTCTGTCCGTACCAATATGTCAGATGCTTTTAACTCCTCTACCTATATGTGGCATTCTTGGGCAGATCCGTCAAAAGCGCTTTGTCGTACCGAGTACCCGCCTACACAGGAATATGTAGAGATGTTCTCATGGGCCGACGGTACGCCTTTCGACTGGGATAAGACAGTAGAAGAAGGTAAATTGGATGAAATGTTCCTGACGGGAACATTTAAGGCAGGTGAACAAATGTTGTCCGATATTGTGTTGACTCGTGATCCTCGCTTGTATGAGCATTGTATGGTGAACGGATTGCCGAAAATGCTGGATTGGAGTGCAGGAACAATGTCCGGATTGCCATACGAACTGTGGGTAGGCGGATATGACGAAGGAGAGAATGCTAAACTTCAATCGGGTAATTATGCGACGGGTTATAAAAATATGAAATATTATCTGGGAACTGAATATCAACGTCAGTATACACAATGGGTTTATCTCCGCTTGTCCGATATTTATCTGACTTATGCAGAAGCCTTGCTTCAAGCAAAGAACGATCATCGCGGAGCTATTGACCAGATTAATATTGTACGTGCTCGTGTAGGATTGAAGAAGGATTTGGCAGATTGTGTGACGGATAAAGATTTGCTTTCCGACAAAGATGCTCTGCTGGAAGAATTGTTGTGCGAACGTGTTCGGGAACTGGGGCTGGAAGACAGCCGTTATTTTGATCTTGTTCGTTATAAACGTGCCGACCGTTTTGAAAAGCCTTTGCATGGTTTGCTGGCATATCGTTTGGATGAGGCAGGCAATCGTATGGAGGGGAATACGAAATGGAATGAAGGAGATAAGAACAAAGGAGCGTTGCAACCGATCCGTTTTGACTATCAAAGATTTGAATTATCTAAGCCGATGCGTCGTTGGTGGACACATGGATTTGAACCTAAATGGTATCTTTCTCCATTCCCACAGACCGAAATTAACAAAGGGTACGGATTGATTCAGAATCCGGGTTGGTAA
- a CDS encoding SusC/RagA family TonB-linked outer membrane protein, whose amino-acid sequence MRKNKILILALLVCLGIPVGAQNTDSNITGIVVDKSGKPVYGASVNVEGGAAEMRVETDKDGKFEIAVEKGQRLNVVSVDNGSATVVVKKDGPMTIVMGYAAHTVDVGANRTFNRHESTAAVATADNEELVKRSSQNISNALFGYGLGLATLQNATSTGLTANPTFYVRGLQSLSSSTPLVLVDGLERDMSLVSPEEVESVSVLKDAAAVALYGYKGVNGAILVTTKRGKYNTREITFTYDHIVNTQSRRPEFADAATYALAVNEARGYEKLSPRYADAEIAAFRREPGSLQHLYPYLYPNVNWVDETFKDRGVSNKYTIEFRGGGAKFRYYTMANLLTDKGFVKEANMNEGYSTQNMYSRANLRTNLDIDLTATTKLKLNLLGTLSESRMPGATANLWDMIYSIPAAAFPVRAENGSWGGSTTWAGTLNPVAQSQGTAYSKGHSRSLFADLTLSQDLSGLLKGLGANFRLAYDNYSNILEDHSKTYTYAGYSTNWTNNGPFYTTISGGEDSEMGKDAGINNWARQFNFAGSIDYNRSFRKWDVYSQLKWDYEYRDSYGLNTTIYRQNVSWFNHVGFNNRYYVDLALVGSASSLLAPGHKWAFSPTISAAWVLSEEKWLKEVSWVNFLKLRASFGVINADYLPIDGKDTVYDYWDQIYTTTGTQYKFNSSYDSEFGSTIIGRLATINSTHEKAYKYNAGIDATLFGGLDLTAEGYYQRRKDIWVSSEGKYTDVLGMDAPFENAGIVDSYGMEIGLNYTKRWGDMLFNVGGNFAWNKNEIKEQLEEPRVYDNLIETGHRLNQVYGMIAEGFFKDEDDIKNSLPHKFNTVVPGDVKYKDVNNDGVIDANDKTAIGYSTAAPEIYYSFHLGAEWKGLGVDVMFQGTGNYSAVLNTKSMFWPLINNTTISNHYYENRWTPENLNAKYPRLSSQSNANNYQTNTVWLADRSFLKLRNAEVYYKFPKELMKKTKVLGSAKLYVRGIDLFCADHIDVADPECYGAATPLNKSVVVGVTIGF is encoded by the coding sequence ATGAGAAAAAATAAGATTCTGATATTGGCTTTGCTGGTCTGCTTGGGCATTCCGGTAGGAGCACAGAACACAGACAGCAACATTACAGGTATTGTTGTTGATAAATCGGGAAAACCGGTCTATGGAGCGTCTGTCAATGTGGAAGGTGGCGCGGCAGAGATGCGGGTTGAAACCGATAAGGATGGAAAATTTGAGATTGCAGTCGAAAAGGGACAACGTCTGAATGTTGTTTCTGTTGACAATGGCTCTGCTACAGTTGTTGTAAAGAAGGATGGACCGATGACAATCGTGATGGGGTATGCGGCACATACTGTGGATGTGGGAGCTAACCGGACATTCAATCGTCATGAATCTACGGCAGCTGTTGCTACGGCTGATAACGAAGAACTTGTCAAACGTTCTTCCCAGAATATATCCAATGCGTTGTTTGGTTACGGCTTGGGACTTGCCACCTTGCAAAATGCCACCAGTACCGGTTTGACGGCAAATCCTACCTTTTATGTACGGGGGTTGCAGAGTTTGTCGAGCAGTACACCTTTAGTGTTGGTAGACGGTTTGGAACGGGATATGAGTTTGGTTAGTCCGGAGGAAGTGGAATCCGTGTCTGTCCTGAAAGATGCCGCAGCCGTGGCGTTGTATGGATATAAGGGAGTAAACGGTGCTATCTTGGTTACTACGAAACGTGGTAAATATAACACGAGAGAAATTACATTTACGTATGACCATATCGTAAACACACAATCTCGCCGTCCGGAGTTTGCAGATGCCGCCACTTATGCGTTGGCGGTAAATGAAGCGCGTGGGTATGAAAAATTAAGTCCTCGTTATGCAGATGCCGAAATTGCGGCTTTCCGCAGAGAACCCGGAAGTCTTCAACATTTGTACCCTTATTTATATCCGAATGTGAATTGGGTGGATGAAACATTCAAAGACCGGGGAGTCTCTAATAAGTATACGATTGAGTTTCGTGGTGGAGGTGCCAAATTCCGTTATTATACCATGGCGAATTTATTGACGGATAAAGGTTTTGTGAAAGAGGCAAACATGAATGAAGGTTATTCTACACAGAATATGTATTCGCGTGCCAATTTACGCACGAATCTGGATATAGACTTGACGGCTACTACTAAGTTGAAACTGAATCTTCTCGGTACTTTGTCCGAATCCAGAATGCCTGGAGCAACAGCTAACTTATGGGATATGATTTATTCGATTCCTGCTGCCGCTTTTCCTGTTCGTGCGGAAAATGGCAGTTGGGGAGGCAGTACGACTTGGGCAGGTACCTTGAATCCTGTAGCGCAATCGCAGGGAACAGCTTATTCAAAGGGACACTCCCGTAGCTTGTTTGCAGATCTTACGTTGTCGCAAGATTTGTCCGGCTTGTTGAAGGGACTGGGAGCCAATTTCCGTTTGGCTTATGATAATTATTCCAATATTCTGGAAGATCATAGTAAGACATACACTTATGCTGGTTATTCTACTAATTGGACTAATAATGGACCGTTTTACACAACTATTTCCGGAGGTGAGGATAGTGAAATGGGAAAAGATGCAGGCATTAACAACTGGGCACGTCAGTTTAACTTTGCCGGGAGCATTGATTACAACCGTTCATTCAGGAAATGGGATGTTTATTCACAACTGAAATGGGATTACGAATATCGTGATTCGTATGGACTGAATACGACGATCTATCGTCAGAATGTGTCATGGTTTAATCATGTTGGATTCAACAACCGGTATTATGTAGATTTGGCATTGGTCGGATCGGCCTCCAGCTTGTTGGCACCGGGACATAAGTGGGCTTTTTCTCCTACAATCTCTGCCGCTTGGGTGCTTTCGGAAGAGAAATGGCTGAAAGAAGTATCATGGGTGAATTTCCTGAAGTTACGGGCGTCGTTTGGTGTGATAAATGCCGATTATCTGCCAATAGACGGTAAGGATACTGTATATGATTATTGGGATCAGATTTATACGACTACCGGTACGCAGTATAAGTTCAACAGTAGTTACGACTCCGAATTTGGAAGTACGATTATCGGTCGTCTGGCAACCATTAATTCCACTCACGAAAAAGCTTATAAATACAATGCAGGTATAGATGCTACCCTGTTCGGTGGTTTGGATTTGACAGCAGAAGGTTATTATCAGCGCCGGAAAGACATTTGGGTATCTTCCGAAGGAAAATATACAGATGTGTTGGGTATGGATGCTCCGTTCGAGAATGCCGGAATTGTGGATAGCTACGGTATGGAAATCGGGCTTAATTACACCAAACGTTGGGGAGATATGCTGTTTAACGTGGGTGGTAATTTTGCTTGGAACAAGAATGAAATTAAAGAGCAATTGGAAGAACCGCGTGTGTATGATAATCTGATAGAGACCGGTCATAGGCTGAACCAAGTGTACGGTATGATAGCCGAAGGATTCTTCAAAGACGAAGATGACATAAAGAACAGTCTTCCACACAAGTTTAACACAGTTGTCCCTGGAGATGTAAAGTATAAGGATGTAAATAACGATGGTGTCATAGATGCTAATGATAAGACAGCGATAGGTTATAGTACGGCGGCACCGGAAATTTATTATTCTTTCCATTTGGGAGCCGAATGGAAGGGGCTTGGAGTAGATGTTATGTTCCAGGGAACGGGCAATTATTCTGCTGTGTTGAATACCAAGAGTATGTTCTGGCCGTTGATAAACAATACGACGATTTCTAATCATTATTATGAGAATCGTTGGACGCCGGAGAACTTGAATGCTAAATATCCCCGTTTGAGCTCTCAGAGCAATGCCAATAATTACCAGACCAATACGGTTTGGTTGGCAGACCGTTCTTTCTTGAAGTTGCGTAATGCGGAGGTGTATTACAAGTTCCCGAAAGAACTGATGAAGAAGACAAAAGTGTTGGGAAGTGCCAAGTTGTATGTGAGAGGGATAGACTTGTTCTGTGCTGACCATATTGACGTGGCGGACCCCGAATGTTATGGTGCAGCGACTCCGCTGAATAAGAGTGTGGTGGTCGGCGTTACGATTGGTTTTTAA